One Allostreptomyces psammosilenae DNA segment encodes these proteins:
- a CDS encoding slipin family protein — protein MLLLIMAVLILGMVGFMASARIVRQFERGVVLRLGRLQPRVRDPGFTMIVPGIDRLHKVNMQIVTLPVPAQEGITRDNVTVRVDAVVYFKVVDAADAVIKVEDYRFAVSQMAQTSLRSIIGKSDLDDLLSNREKLNQGLELMIDSPAVGWGVHVDRVEIKDVSLPETMKRSMSRQAEAERERRARVINADAELRASHKLAEAARTMSASPSALQLRLLQTVVAVAAEKNSTLVLPFPVELLRFLERAQGTAPAGAATPAGERAAAPGGPPAVEAARPTAPSPWTLAAHPPESQVPEAPDTWHPEPHRHPEPHRHQGPGGAGGAAGGAE, from the coding sequence ATGCTCCTGTTGATCATGGCCGTCCTGATCCTGGGCATGGTGGGGTTCATGGCCAGCGCCCGCATCGTGCGGCAGTTCGAGCGAGGGGTGGTGCTGCGCCTCGGCAGGTTGCAGCCCCGGGTGCGGGACCCCGGATTCACGATGATCGTTCCGGGCATCGACCGCCTGCACAAGGTGAACATGCAGATCGTCACCCTGCCCGTCCCGGCCCAGGAGGGCATCACCCGGGACAACGTCACCGTCCGGGTGGACGCGGTCGTCTACTTCAAGGTGGTGGACGCGGCCGACGCGGTGATCAAGGTGGAGGACTACCGCTTCGCCGTCTCGCAGATGGCGCAGACCTCGCTGCGCTCCATCATCGGCAAGAGCGACCTGGACGACCTGCTCTCCAACCGGGAGAAGCTGAACCAGGGCCTGGAGCTGATGATCGACAGCCCCGCGGTGGGCTGGGGCGTGCACGTGGACCGGGTCGAGATCAAGGACGTCTCCCTCCCGGAGACCATGAAGCGCTCGATGTCGCGGCAGGCCGAGGCCGAGCGGGAGCGCCGTGCGCGGGTCATCAACGCCGACGCCGAGCTGCGGGCCTCGCACAAGCTGGCGGAGGCCGCCCGGACGATGTCCGCGAGCCCGTCCGCCCTGCAGCTGCGGCTGCTCCAGACGGTGGTCGCGGTCGCGGCGGAGAAGAACTCCACGCTGGTGCTGCCCTTCCCGGTCGAACTGCTCCGCTTCCTGGAGCGGGCGCAGGGCACCGCCCCGGCGGGCGCCGCCACCCCGGCGGGCGAGCGGGCCGCCGCACCGGGCGGGCCGCCGGCGGTCGAGGCCGCCCGCCCCACCGCGCCCTCGCCGTGGACGCTGGCCGCGCACCCGCCCGAGTCCCAGGTGCCGGAGGCGCCGGACACCTGGCACCCGGAGCCGCACCGGCATCCGGAGCCGCACCGGCACCAGGGGCCGGGTGGCGCCGGGGGTGCGGCCGGCGGGGCGGAGTGA
- a CDS encoding FAD-dependent oxidoreductase: MRHDRVDTDVLVVGAGPTGLALTAALADRGVEVTLVDRRSGGVGTSRAAVVHDRTLEALAPLGVVDALVGRGLRAHRFTIRDRDRLLVPIRFDRLPVPHPYALMVPQSSTEEILTDRVRRGGREVVPDTELVSLAQDRDGVTATLADGGTVRARWLVGADGLNSTVRRAVGIGFTGKDTAESFSLADARVSGPLPRDEVVLFFSPDGMLVSAPLPDGAFRFVAAVPAPPEQPDAAHLQRLLATRGPAAPRVEAEEVTWGSRFRVHHRVADRYRAGRVLLLGDAAHVHSPAGGQGMNLGLRDAMALAGLLAPAVADDAPPEALDAYTAARRPAALRVLRLAGRLTRLATAPAPLRPARNALLAAASTSAAFRNTLTRDLAGLNDR; this comes from the coding sequence GTGCGTCACGACCGTGTCGACACCGATGTCCTGGTGGTGGGAGCCGGCCCGACCGGGCTCGCCCTGACCGCCGCCCTCGCTGACCGGGGCGTCGAGGTGACGCTCGTCGACCGCCGCTCCGGAGGCGTCGGCACCTCACGGGCCGCCGTCGTCCACGACCGCACGCTGGAGGCGCTCGCGCCGCTCGGGGTCGTGGACGCCCTCGTCGGACGCGGCCTGCGCGCCCACCGCTTCACCATCCGGGACCGCGACCGGCTGCTCGTCCCCATCCGGTTCGACCGGCTGCCGGTGCCGCACCCCTACGCCCTGATGGTCCCGCAGTCCAGCACCGAGGAGATCCTCACCGACCGGGTGCGCCGAGGCGGACGGGAGGTCGTCCCGGACACCGAACTGGTCTCCCTCGCCCAGGACCGGGACGGGGTCACCGCCACCCTGGCCGACGGCGGCACGGTGCGGGCGCGCTGGCTGGTCGGGGCGGACGGCCTGAACAGCACCGTCCGCCGCGCCGTGGGCATCGGCTTCACCGGGAAGGACACCGCGGAGAGCTTCAGCCTCGCCGACGCCCGGGTGTCCGGTCCGCTGCCCCGGGACGAGGTGGTGCTGTTCTTCTCCCCGGACGGGATGCTGGTGTCCGCCCCGCTGCCGGACGGCGCCTTCCGCTTCGTCGCCGCCGTCCCCGCGCCCCCCGAGCAGCCGGACGCCGCCCACCTCCAGCGACTGCTCGCCACCCGGGGCCCCGCGGCCCCGCGGGTGGAGGCCGAGGAGGTCACCTGGGGCTCCCGCTTCCGCGTCCACCACCGCGTCGCCGACCGGTACCGCGCCGGCCGGGTGCTGCTGCTCGGGGACGCCGCGCACGTGCACAGCCCCGCCGGCGGCCAGGGCATGAACCTCGGCCTGCGGGACGCCATGGCGCTGGCCGGGCTGCTCGCCCCCGCCGTGGCGGACGACGCCCCGCCGGAGGCCCTGGACGCCTACACCGCGGCCCGCCGCCCGGCCGCGCTGCGGGTGCTGCGCCTCGCCGGCCGGCTGACCCGCCTGGCCACCGCCCCCGCGCCGCTGCGGCCGGCGCGCAACGCACTGCTCGCCGCCGCCTCCACCTCCGCCGCCTTCCGGAACACGCTGACCCGCGACCTCGCCGGGCTGAACGACCGCTGA
- a CDS encoding helix-turn-helix transcriptional regulator, producing the protein MDFSGHTTTVVDAAAGKVRTVAANDVSRQELADFLKSRRRKVNPAAVGIPVNRRRRVPGLRREEVAQLSGVSLTWYTWLEQGRNINVSREVLGGIARALALAPAERAHLFRLAGEGDPCEPEAVEEEPTATDDVSGFVELLAPNPAYAMTPWFDLVAWNRPAAALMGLPRQRPAGALNALAMMFEDERWRVTMPDWEREARWIVGLLRAASAQQLANPRFGELIRHLSDTSELFRAWWTSHDVEEFTPSVRRLWYPEVGELRLNYMRFVVEGRPGLSVVVHFAPPGSPEAERLERLVRARSGAPVPAPPAGAPVESAGAAEPVDAAEAPAPVAMEVPVPVAVPEPPARPEAPAVAEYPDGVPVTAAGPALTPGSGAGRRPAEGRPVSGRPADGVGQYGTAGGRRHGPHPAAPTPLTPRGRRGPSVR; encoded by the coding sequence GTGGACTTCAGCGGCCACACGACGACCGTCGTCGACGCGGCCGCGGGGAAGGTGCGGACGGTGGCGGCGAACGACGTATCCCGGCAGGAACTCGCTGACTTCTTGAAATCGCGGCGGAGAAAGGTGAATCCGGCGGCCGTCGGAATTCCGGTGAACCGGCGCCGCCGCGTTCCCGGACTGCGTCGGGAAGAGGTCGCGCAACTGTCCGGCGTGAGCCTGACCTGGTACACCTGGCTGGAGCAGGGCCGGAACATCAACGTCTCCCGGGAGGTGCTCGGCGGCATCGCCCGGGCGCTGGCCCTCGCGCCGGCCGAGCGCGCCCACCTGTTCCGGCTGGCCGGCGAGGGCGACCCGTGCGAGCCGGAGGCGGTGGAGGAGGAGCCCACGGCGACGGACGACGTCTCCGGCTTCGTGGAGCTGCTGGCCCCCAACCCGGCCTACGCCATGACCCCGTGGTTCGACCTGGTGGCCTGGAACCGGCCCGCCGCGGCGCTGATGGGCCTCCCGCGCCAGCGGCCCGCGGGGGCGCTGAACGCGCTGGCCATGATGTTCGAGGACGAGCGCTGGCGCGTGACCATGCCGGACTGGGAGCGGGAGGCGCGCTGGATCGTGGGGCTGCTGCGGGCGGCGTCGGCGCAGCAGCTGGCCAACCCCCGCTTCGGCGAGCTGATCCGGCACCTGTCGGACACCAGCGAGTTGTTCCGCGCCTGGTGGACCAGCCACGACGTGGAGGAGTTCACCCCGTCCGTGCGGCGCCTGTGGTACCCGGAGGTCGGGGAGCTCCGGCTGAACTACATGCGGTTCGTGGTGGAGGGCCGTCCCGGCCTGTCCGTCGTGGTGCACTTCGCCCCGCCCGGGTCGCCGGAGGCGGAGCGGCTCGAACGGCTGGTGCGTGCCAGGAGCGGCGCGCCCGTCCCGGCCCCGCCGGCCGGCGCGCCGGTGGAATCCGCCGGAGCCGCGGAACCCGTCGACGCGGCCGAGGCCCCGGCCCCGGTGGCCATGGAGGTCCCGGTGCCGGTGGCCGTCCCGGAACCCCCGGCCCGCCCGGAAGCCCCGGCGGTCGCCGAGTATCCCGACGGTGTCCCGGTGACCGCCGCCGGCCCCGCGCTCACTCCGGGCTCGGGCGCCGGCAGGCGTCCCGCCGAAGGGCGCCCGGTCAGCGGGCGGCCGGCCGACGGCGTCGGTCAGTACGGCACGGCGGGCGGACGCCGGCACGGGCCGCACCCGGCCGCGCCGACGCCGCTCACGCCACGCGGTCGACGAGGACCGTCAGTACGGTGA
- a CDS encoding FAD-dependent monooxygenase encodes MTIDDTQVLIVGAGPTGLITACTLLAHGVSVRIVDRRPGPDDSPRATVLWSGAMECLLRVGVSEEVADAALPLAGASYWSRRKRVGEMRFGRLEGTAFPGPLCVPQPVTERALHARLTALGGRVEWQAEAIGVTVRGSGAEDGSVIVALRRSDRPVERATARWLIGADGIDSFVRGSVGIAFEGDDGDRELIVADGVVAGPVPLDEAQYHLTPAGILALLPLPDGGHRILADVPVGEGVEGAAAAGAGRTAEAGGAAGAGGAAAGPGAAEGPEEDARSAPPGEELVQRLLTERGPGRLRLRGAWWSHRLRVHGKVARTFRSGPVLLVGDAAHAHTPAGGQGINTGLQDGFDLGWKLAAVLRGCDPALLDSYESERRSAAVQALRHAEQQARAWQLKNPITRAVRDAAMQSFSRTGILERQMLPQLAQLELDHSGSPAVADLQGAWVLPRAVRLGWRVPDTGLIPLHGTKATSLHRYLSAGRHALLAVGEDAAGGLAARAAEALRGRGVEDLVDVLWIRPEGTTSADEEDTGAEVGCDIAVVNGTPAESEVYQGGPWLVYVRPDGVVAGRASVAGVLGLLERLPSRHGLVRIAC; translated from the coding sequence ATGACCATCGACGACACCCAGGTCCTGATCGTGGGAGCCGGCCCGACCGGCCTGATCACCGCCTGCACCCTGCTGGCCCACGGCGTGTCGGTGCGGATCGTGGACCGCCGCCCGGGGCCGGACGACTCGCCCCGCGCCACCGTGCTGTGGAGCGGGGCGATGGAGTGCCTGCTGCGGGTCGGCGTGTCGGAGGAGGTGGCGGACGCCGCGCTGCCGCTGGCCGGCGCCTCCTACTGGTCCCGGCGCAAGCGGGTCGGCGAGATGCGGTTCGGCCGCCTGGAGGGCACCGCGTTCCCCGGCCCGCTGTGCGTGCCCCAGCCGGTGACGGAGCGGGCGCTGCACGCCCGGCTGACCGCGCTCGGCGGGCGGGTGGAGTGGCAGGCGGAGGCGATCGGGGTGACCGTCCGCGGCTCCGGCGCGGAGGACGGCTCGGTCATCGTCGCGCTGCGGCGCTCGGACCGCCCGGTGGAGCGGGCCACCGCCCGCTGGCTGATCGGCGCCGACGGCATCGACAGCTTCGTGCGCGGCAGCGTGGGCATCGCCTTCGAGGGCGACGACGGTGACCGGGAGCTGATCGTGGCGGACGGCGTCGTCGCCGGTCCCGTCCCGCTGGACGAGGCGCAGTACCACCTGACCCCCGCCGGGATACTGGCGCTGCTGCCGCTGCCCGACGGGGGCCACCGGATCCTGGCCGACGTACCGGTCGGGGAGGGTGTCGAGGGCGCCGCCGCGGCCGGGGCGGGCCGCACCGCCGAGGCCGGTGGGGCCGCTGGGGCCGGTGGGGCCGCCGCCGGGCCCGGGGCCGCCGAGGGCCCGGAGGAGGACGCGCGCTCCGCCCCGCCCGGGGAGGAACTGGTCCAGCGCCTGCTCACCGAGCGCGGCCCGGGCCGGCTGCGGCTGCGCGGCGCGTGGTGGTCGCACCGGCTGCGGGTGCACGGCAAGGTGGCCCGGACCTTCCGCTCCGGTCCGGTGCTGCTGGTGGGCGACGCGGCGCACGCGCACACCCCGGCCGGCGGGCAGGGCATCAACACCGGCCTGCAGGACGGCTTCGACCTCGGCTGGAAGCTGGCGGCCGTGCTGCGCGGGTGCGACCCGGCGCTGTTGGACAGCTACGAGTCCGAGCGCCGGTCGGCCGCCGTGCAGGCGCTGCGGCACGCCGAGCAGCAGGCCCGCGCCTGGCAGTTGAAGAACCCGATCACCCGCGCGGTGCGGGACGCGGCCATGCAGTCCTTCTCCCGCACCGGGATCCTGGAGCGCCAGATGCTGCCCCAGCTCGCCCAGTTGGAGCTGGACCACTCCGGCAGCCCGGCCGTGGCCGACCTCCAGGGTGCCTGGGTGCTGCCCCGGGCGGTCCGGCTGGGGTGGCGCGTGCCGGACACCGGGTTGATCCCGCTGCACGGCACCAAGGCCACCTCGCTGCACCGCTACCTCTCCGCCGGGCGGCACGCGCTGCTGGCGGTGGGCGAGGACGCGGCCGGCGGTCTGGCGGCCCGGGCGGCCGAGGCGCTGCGCGGGCGCGGCGTGGAGGACCTGGTGGACGTGCTGTGGATCCGGCCCGAGGGCACCACCTCGGCCGACGAGGAGGACACCGGCGCCGAGGTGGGGTGCGACATCGCGGTGGTGAACGGCACGCCGGCGGAGAGCGAGGTGTACCAGGGCGGGCCGTGGCTGGTGTACGTGCGCCCGGACGGCGTGGTCGCCGGTCGGGCCAGCGTGGCCGGGGTCCTCGGGCTGCTGGAGCGGCTGCCGTCGCGCCACGGGCTCGTCCGCATCGCCTGCTGA